A genomic window from Anolis carolinensis isolate JA03-04 unplaced genomic scaffold, rAnoCar3.1.pri scaffold_13, whole genome shotgun sequence includes:
- the cimip2b gene encoding ciliary microtubule inner protein 2B isoform X2, translating to MATTFAPKLSSILMTPDPHYIPGYSGYCPRYKFALGQTYGRLTGQLLSDSEGTHPGRLLLQPNCFSNGSKEEEEEDEGSGGGKVAKYQAFGYYMVPGYTGFIPRTQNYFAKSYSQVCKEARSEFARQMAKQAGIKAAWQRVAPERGGGGSPQEGTKPGSQPQGSPYSLEDSNPQKYFMSGFTGFVPRAQFLIGASYPVITHRALLEFDRMLRKSKPSGFSGSSSHEGQGRGQALPPLAMVFPTDGGLLPHYKGYVPGYKFQFGKTYGQLTHNALGRSTLEKQPLGVQ from the exons CTACAGCGGCTATTGCCCCCGTTACAAGTTTGCGCTGGGCCAGACGTACGGGAGACTCACCGGGCAGCTGCTCTCCGATTCAGAGGGGACGCACCCTGGACGGCTCCTGCTGCAGCCCAATTGCTTTTCCAACggcagcaaggaggaggaggaagaagacgaaGGGTCTGGAGGTGGCAAAGTGGCAAAATACCAAGCCTTTGGGTACTACATGGTCCCAGGATATACAG GATTCATCCCTCGGACCCAAAACTACTTTGCCAAGAGCTACAGCCAGGTCTGCAAGGAAGCCAGGAGTGAGTTTGCCCGGCAGATGGCAAAGCAAGCGGGCATCAAAGCAGCGTGGCAGCGAGTGGCAcccgaaagaggaggaggagggtcccCGCAGGAGGGCACCAAGCCGGGGTCTCAA CCCCAGGGATCGCCCTACTCACTGGAGGACAGCAACCCTCAGAAGTACTTCATGTCAG GTTTCACCGGCTTTGTGCCCAGGGCCCAGTTCCTGATAGGAGCCAGCTACCCTGTCATCACCCACCGGGCGCTGCTAGAGTTTGACCGGATGCTTCGCAAGTCCAAGCCTTCAGGGTTTTCGGGGAGCAGCAGCCACGAGGGACAGGGAAGGGGCCAGGCCCTGCCTCCGCTGGCCATGGTCTTCCCTACGGACGGGGGCCTCCTGCCCCATTACAAGGGCTACGTGCCAG GCTACAAGTTCCAGTTTGGGAAGACCTATGGGCAGCTGACCCACAACGCTTTGGGCCGGAGCACGCTGGAGAAGCAGCCCTTGGGGGTTCAATAA
- the cimip2b gene encoding ciliary microtubule inner protein 2B isoform X1, translating into MATTFAPKLSSILMTPDPHYIPGYSGYCPRYKFALGQTYGRLTGQLLSDSEGTHPGRLLLQPNCFSNGSKEEEEEDEGSGGGKVAKYQAFGYYMVPGYTGFIPRTQNYFAKSYSQVCKEARSEFARQMAKQAGIKAAWQRVAPERGGGGSPQEGTKPGSQPLFARAKTPLNATGTAAAPYVSRCAFQPQGSPYSLEDSNPQKYFMSGFTGFVPRAQFLIGASYPVITHRALLEFDRMLRKSKPSGFSGSSSHEGQGRGQALPPLAMVFPTDGGLLPHYKGYVPGYKFQFGKTYGQLTHNALGRSTLEKQPLGVQ; encoded by the exons CTACAGCGGCTATTGCCCCCGTTACAAGTTTGCGCTGGGCCAGACGTACGGGAGACTCACCGGGCAGCTGCTCTCCGATTCAGAGGGGACGCACCCTGGACGGCTCCTGCTGCAGCCCAATTGCTTTTCCAACggcagcaaggaggaggaggaagaagacgaaGGGTCTGGAGGTGGCAAAGTGGCAAAATACCAAGCCTTTGGGTACTACATGGTCCCAGGATATACAG GATTCATCCCTCGGACCCAAAACTACTTTGCCAAGAGCTACAGCCAGGTCTGCAAGGAAGCCAGGAGTGAGTTTGCCCGGCAGATGGCAAAGCAAGCGGGCATCAAAGCAGCGTGGCAGCGAGTGGCAcccgaaagaggaggaggagggtcccCGCAGGAGGGCACCAAGCCGGGGTCTCAA CCCCTCTTTGCTAGGGCTAAAACGCCGCTGAATGCCACGGGGACAGCTGCAGCTCCTTATGTCTCTCGCTGTGCTTTCCAGCCCCAGGGATCGCCCTACTCACTGGAGGACAGCAACCCTCAGAAGTACTTCATGTCAG GTTTCACCGGCTTTGTGCCCAGGGCCCAGTTCCTGATAGGAGCCAGCTACCCTGTCATCACCCACCGGGCGCTGCTAGAGTTTGACCGGATGCTTCGCAAGTCCAAGCCTTCAGGGTTTTCGGGGAGCAGCAGCCACGAGGGACAGGGAAGGGGCCAGGCCCTGCCTCCGCTGGCCATGGTCTTCCCTACGGACGGGGGCCTCCTGCCCCATTACAAGGGCTACGTGCCAG GCTACAAGTTCCAGTTTGGGAAGACCTATGGGCAGCTGACCCACAACGCTTTGGGCCGGAGCACGCTGGAGAAGCAGCCCTTGGGGGTTCAATAA
- the LOC134294177 gene encoding galanin receptor 2b-like, whose product MSEHEDFANFAGHWNVSDNSQFSPASIIVPVVFSLIFLLGTVGNSLVLAVLLRNGQMGHNSTNLFILNLSLADFFFIICCVPFQATIYSLEGWVFGSFMCKAVHFFIYLTMYASSFTLAAVSVDRYLAIRYPLRSRELRTPCNAVAAMAVIWSLSVIFSGPYLSYYDLIEWESSHICVPGWEEWKRKIMDTSTFTFGYVIPVLIVSLSYTRTIKYLWTAVDPLENMSESKKAKRKVTKMIIIVTVLFCLCWLPYHVVILRYLYGDFPFNQTTYAFRLLSHCMAYANSCLNPIVYALVSKHFRKGFKKVFSCLLRKKARNRVHVIHAAHTAPGFEGGSTEVSQMNDDNGQLSGCELEPRSLIVPSGSTRPLHIP is encoded by the exons ATGTCTGAGCACGAAGACTTTGCCAACTTTGCGGGACACTGGAATGTGTCCGACAACTCCCAGTTCAGCCCAGCGAGCATCATCGTCCCGGTGGTCTTTTCCCTCATCTTCCTGCTGGGCACCGTCGGCAACAGCCTGGTCCTGGCGGTGCTGCTGCGCAACGGGCAGATGGGCCACAACAGCACCAACCTCTTCATCCTCAACCTCAGCCTGGCCgacttcttcttcatcatctgctGCGTCCCCTTCCAGGCCACCATTTACTCCTTGGAAGGCTGGGTCTTCGGCTCCTTCATGTGCAAGGCGGTCCACTTCTTCATCTACCTCACCATGTATGCCAGCAGCTTCACCTTGGCGGCCGTCTCCGTGGACAG GTACTTGGCCATTCGTTACCCATTGCGATCCCGGGAGTTACGGACCCCCTGCAATGCGGTGGCCGCGATGGCTGTCATTTGGAGCCTCTCCGTGATCTTTTCCGGACCTTACCTGAGCTACTATGACCTGATCGAATGGGAGTCCAGCCACATCTGCGTGCCGGGATGGGAGGAATGGAAGCGCAAGATCATGGACACCAGCACCTTCACCTTTGGCTACGTGATCCCGGTGCTTATTGTCAGCCTCTCCTACACCCGGACAATTAAATACCTGTGGACGGCCGTGGACCCCTTGGAGAACATGTCCGAGTCCAAGAAGGCCAAGCGCAAAGTGACCAAGATGATCATCATTGTGACTGTCCTCTTCTGCCTCTGCTGGCTGCCCTACCATGTGGTCATCCTCCGCTACCTCTACGGAGACTTCCCTTTCAACCAAACCACGTATGCCTTCCGACTGCTCTCCCATTGCATGGCCTACGCCAACTCTTGCCTCAACCCCATCGTCTACGCTTTGGTCTCCAAGCACTTCCGCAAAGGGTTCAAGAAGGTCTTCAGCTGCCTCCTGAGAAAGAAGGCCCGGAATAGGGTTCACGTCATCCATGCGGCTCACACCGCGCCTGGCTTTGAGGGAGGCTCAACAGAAGTGTCTCAAATGAATGACGACAATGGGCAGTTGAGTGGGTGTGAACTGGAACCAAGGTCCCTCATAGTCCCATCAGGATCTACCAGACCCCTCCATATTCCTtag